The genomic segment GTAGTGCGTAAGGAATCTTGGGAATTGAAGATTGCATAATAAAACCTCTGTTTTGCTACTGTTGGGCTTTGCTTTTTTTGCATCCCGATAAATCGGGAAACCCCAGTCACAAAGACTACCCTACCACATCATTGAATTGTCGCAACATTCCTCACTCCGCATTCTACATCCTGAACACGCCCATCCCGTACTCTCCTACCCGCTGGTTGAGGGACATCGAGATCGCCAGCCCTAACGCGGCGCGCGTGTCGAGCGGATCGATGATGCCGTCGTCCCAGAGGCGCGCGGTCGAGTAGTAGGGGCTGCCCTCGCGCTCGTATTTCTCCAGCGTCGGGCGCTTGAAGGCATCCTGCTCTTCGGGCGACATCGGCGGCAGGCCGGCCGCGGCCATCTGCTCGGCCTTCACCTGCAGCAGCACCGACGCGGCTTGCTCACCCCCCATCACCGAGATGCGCGAATTGGGCCACATCCAGAGCAGCCTCGGCAGATACCCCCGCCCGCACATCGCATAGTTGCCGGCTCCATACGACCCGCCGACGATCACCGTGAATCGCGGCACTTGCGCATTGGCGACCGCATGCACCATCTTGGCGCCGTCGCGGGCAATGCCGCCGTGCTCGTATTCCTTGCCGACGATGAAGCCGGTGATGTTCTGCAGAAAGACGAGCGGTATCTTGCGCATCGCGCAGAGTTCCACGAAGTGCGCGCCCTTGCGCCCCGATTCGCCGAACAGCACCCCGTTGTTGGCGACGATCCCGACCGGGTAGCCCATAATCCGCGCGAAACCCGTTACCAGCGTGGTGGCGTGCAGTTCCTTGAATTCGCTGAAGCGGCTGCCATCGACGATGCGGGCGATCACCTCGCGGACGTCGAACATCTTACGAATGTCGGACGGGATGATGCCATAGATTTCCGCCGGATCGTAATGCGGCTCCTCGGGTGCCTCGCGAGCCAGTTGGAACTTCGGCGGGCGGTTGAGGTTCTCGACGATATTGCGGATGATCTGCAGCGCATCCTCGTCGTCCCGGGCGTAGTAGTCGCTCACGCCGGAGATGCGGGTATGAACGTCGGCTCCGCCCAACTCTTCAGGAGTCACTTCGACGCCGGTCGCGGCTTTCACCAGCGGCGGCCCGCCGATGAAGATTGTCCCCTGCTTGCGGACGATCACCGTCTCGTCCGACATCGCCGGGACGTAGGCTCCACCCGCAGTGCACGACCCCATCACCGCTGAGAGTTGCGGGATGCCTTTCGCCGAGAGGATGGCCTGATTGTAAAAGATGCGCCCGAAGTGTTCCTTATCAGGGAAGACGCCGGCTTGTTCGGGCAGGAAGACGCCGCCCGAATCGACCAGGTAGATGCACGGGAGGTTGTTTTCGAGTGCCACTTCCTGGGCGCGGACGTGCTTCAGAACGGTCGTCGGAAAGTAGGTGCCGCCCTTGACGGTGGCGTCGTTGGCGATGATGAGGCATTCGCGCCTGTGGA from the Calditrichota bacterium genome contains:
- a CDS encoding methylcrotonoyl-CoA carboxylase is translated as MNRLESRIQTSSPDFAANKAAMESLVAQLKERLDHVKQGGPPQHVERHKARGKLTARERIEHLCDPDTPFLELNALAAWEMYKGEAPSAGIVTGVGVVHRRECLIIANDATVKGGTYFPTTVLKHVRAQEVALENNLPCIYLVDSGGVFLPEQAGVFPDKEHFGRIFYNQAILSAKGIPQLSAVMGSCTAGGAYVPAMSDETVIVRKQGTIFIGGPPLVKAATGVEVTPEELGGADVHTRISGVSDYYARDDEDALQIIRNIVENLNRPPKFQLAREAPEEPHYDPAEIYGIIPSDIRKMFDVREVIARIVDGSRFSEFKELHATTLVTGFARIMGYPVGIVANNGVLFGESGRKGAHFVELCAMRKIPLVFLQNITGFIVGKEYEHGGIARDGAKMVHAVANAQVPRFTVIVGGSYGAGNYAMCGRGYLPRLLWMWPNSRISVMGGEQAASVLLQVKAEQMAAAGLPPMSPEEQDAFKRPTLEKYEREGSPYYSTARLWDDGIIDPLDTRAALGLAISMSLNQRVGEYGMGVFRM